Proteins encoded in a region of the Bombyx mori chromosome 21, ASM3026992v2 genome:
- the LOC134200914 gene encoding uncharacterized protein LOC134200914, with translation MGLVRGVPTEWSPEDIMQNTNVPIGCGEILKIRRLNYKVMINNTPTWKPSQTVVFTFDGQVLPKRVFMCYNSMPVKLYIYPTIQCFNCCRFGHTKVQCRSKPRCFKCGQGHTGDTCNVEEDCVSCCLCSGLHFASSKKCPEYVRQTDIKVTMAENSLSYIEASKLHPPISKSFADIVSSLPTKSVPGGNTVLPGSPSSRTISYKKTVFTKPRTPPQHSKGFDHVAHESLVRDYNMPEPSNGCALPSSSNANSQQTIAELITILIKLLSEPNLSIPSHAANLIRTYTNINNGQHGQVSSMELPQYYKQKA, from the coding sequence ATGGGTTTAGTTAGGGGAGTCCCAACTGAGTGGTCCCCTGAAGATATTATGCAGAACACTAATGTACCCATTGGGTGTGGGGAAATTCTGAAAATTAGAAGACTAAACTATAAAGTCATGATAAACAACACACCCACATGGAAACCTTCGCAAACAGTCGTGTTTACATTTGATGGACAAGTTTTGCCCAAACGTGTATTTATGTGTTATAATTCTATGCCtgttaaattgtatatatacCCAACCATCCAGTGCTTTAATTGTTGCCGCTTTGGGCACACCAAGGTCCAATGTAGGTCAAAGCCCAGGTGCTTCAAGTGTGGTCAGGGCCACACTGGAGATACTTGTAATGTGGAGGAAGACTGTGTATCTTGCTGCTTATGTTCTGGGCTGCACTTTGCTTCGAGCAAAAAGTGTCCAGAGTACGTGAGACAAACAGATATTAAAGTAACAATGGCAGAGAATAGCTTATCCTATATTGAAGCGTCAAAATTACATCCCCCCATTTCTAAATCATTTGCTGATATTGTATCCTCTCTCCCAACTAAATCTGTTCCTGGTGGAAATACAGTATTGCCTGGTTCACCATCCTCACGTAcaatatcttataaaaaaacagtcttcACTAAACCCAGAACTCCTCCTCAacacagtaaaggttttgatcaTGTAGCACATGAGTCTCTTGTAAGGGACTACAATATGCCAGAGCCTTCTAATGGATGTGCATTACCATCCTCGTCTAATGCAAATTCACAACAGACAATAGCAGAGTTAATTACTATATTGATCAAATTACTTTCTGAACCCAATTTATCTATACCGTCCCACGCTGCTAATTTAATTCgtacttatactaatattaataatggccaACATGGACAAGTTAGTTCAATGGAATTGCCGcagtattataaacaaaaagcatga
- the LOC101737692 gene encoding beta-ureidopropionase, producing the protein MASAELTSLDEVISNSLKGKELEEFNRIHYGRIDQCALFISSVAAQKAASNGFEIKAYDFPARKEECRKPRIVRLGLIQHSIAISTDNPITQQRLAIFEKVQKIISAAAAEQVNILCLQEAWNMPFAFCTREKQPWCDFAEPVLTGPSTVFLAELAVKYDMVIISPILERDDIHGDTIWNTAVVINEFGKVIGKHRKNHIPRVGDFNESTYYFEGNTGHPVFETKYGKVAINICYGRHHPLNWLMFGINGAEIVFNPSATVSGLSEHLWAVEARNAAIANSYYTCAINRVGTESFPNEFTSGDGKPAHKDFGHFYGSSYVTAPDGSRTPGLSRIKDGLLIAQVDLNLCRQIKDKWGFTMTQRLDLYAQSLNEAIKHDYVPQVVHK; encoded by the coding sequence ATGGCTTCTGCAGAACTCACAAGTTTGGATGAAGTAATATCAAATTCATTAAAGGGTAAAGAACTAGAAGAGTTTAATAGAATTCACTATGGAAGAATAGACCAATGTGCTTTGTTTATCAGTTCCGTTGCTGCCCAAAAAGCCGCTAGCAATGGATTTGAAATAAAAGCTTATGATTTTCCTGCAAGAAAAGAAGAATGCAGGAAACCTCGCATTGTAAGATTAGGCCTCATACAACATTCTATTGCTATCTCTACTGATAACCCAATTACTCAACAACGACTAGCTATATTCGAAAAGGTTCAAAAGATCATATCTGCTGCAGCTGCAGAGCAAGTTAATATTCTTTGTTTACAAGAAGCTTGGAACATGCCCTTTGCATTTTGTACAAGAGAAAAGCAACCATGGTGTGACTTTGCAGAACCTGTGTTGACTGGCCCTAGCACAGTTTTTTTAGCAGAGCTTGCAGTGAAGTATGACATGGTTATCATATCTCCAATTTTAGAACGAGATGATATTCATGGAGATACTATTTGGAATACAGCAGTAGTTATCAATGAATTTGGAAAGGTAATAGGAAAACACCGTAAAAACCACATTCCAAGGGTTGGAGATTTCAATGAATCTACATATTATTTTGAAGGTAATACTGGTCATCCagtatttgaaacaaaatatgGTAAAGTTGCCATCAATATTTGCTATGGTCGTCACCATCCACTAAACTGGCTAATGTTTGGTATCAATGGTGCTGAAATTGTATTTAACCCATCAGCAACAGTTTCAGGTTTAAGTGAACATTTGTGGGCAGTTGAAGCTCGCAATGCAGCTATAGCCAACAGTTATTATACATGTGCTATAAACAGAGTAGGAACTGAATCATTCCCAAATGAATTTACATCTGGAGATGGAAAACCAGCACATAAAGATTTTGGACACTTCTATGGTTCTAGCTATGTGACAGCACCTGATGGTAGCAGAACTCCAGGCCTGTCTCGAATTAAGGATGGTTTACTTATTGCCCAAGTTGATCTAAACTTGTGTCGCCAAATTAAAGACAAGTGGGGATTCACTATGACTCAACGCCTTGACTTATATGCTCAAAGTCTAAATGAAGCTATAAAGCATGATTATGTACCTCAAGTGGTACACAAGTAA